In a single window of the Acinetobacter sp. CS-2 genome:
- the znuC gene encoding zinc ABC transporter ATP-binding protein ZnuC, translated as MSAVSQQTVTVNPLIALNKISVRIDDRDILKNVDFALHEREIVTLIGPNGAGKSTLIKVLLGIVKANSGKIHSHKKLKFSYVPQKFSPSHSLPLRVRDLLALEHCDADIKAEIIRDTGITKLQDCKVQQLSGGERQRVLLARALLRLPDVLVLDEPMQGLDIQSEAELYEYVRSLPIKYGCAVLMVSHDLQWVMQGTHRVVCLNKHICCSGLPENVQQHPEYQAIFGTNRVFYQHHHDHCAHGDSATPCQHDPRPHIHPEPEA; from the coding sequence ATGTCAGCAGTGTCGCAACAAACAGTAACAGTCAATCCCCTAATTGCCCTGAATAAAATCAGTGTGCGGATTGATGACCGTGACATTTTAAAAAATGTGGATTTCGCTTTACACGAGCGAGAAATTGTCACCCTGATCGGTCCGAATGGCGCGGGAAAATCTACCCTGATTAAAGTGCTTTTAGGCATTGTGAAAGCCAATTCAGGAAAAATTCATAGCCATAAAAAACTCAAATTTTCCTATGTGCCGCAAAAGTTTAGTCCATCGCATAGCCTGCCTTTGCGGGTGCGGGATTTATTGGCTTTAGAACACTGCGATGCAGATATCAAGGCAGAAATTATTCGTGATACCGGCATTACCAAATTACAGGATTGTAAGGTTCAGCAACTTTCAGGTGGTGAACGGCAACGGGTATTACTGGCACGGGCTTTACTGCGTTTGCCTGATGTACTAGTACTAGATGAACCGATGCAAGGTCTGGATATTCAGTCCGAGGCTGAACTGTATGAATATGTCAGAAGCCTGCCGATCAAATATGGCTGTGCCGTGTTGATGGTCTCACACGACCTGCAATGGGTCATGCAAGGTACGCATCGGGTCGTGTGTTTAAACAAGCACATCTGCTGTAGCGGCTTGCCGGAAAATGTGCAACAGCACCCTGAATATCAGGCCATTTTCGGTACCAACCGCGTGTTCTATCAGCATCATCATGATCACTGTGCGCATGGTGACAGTGCGACTCCGTGTCAGCATGATCCTCGTCCACATATTCACCCTGAACCGGAAGCTTAA
- a CDS encoding Dyp-type peroxidase has protein sequence MTAQSVILPLPSDHARFIVLRLKDLTIEELKEKLADLFSTRDRLITQHPNAQIKTGVAFGPELWARLYHQTPAGFKQLQPIQGSFQMPVVPADLLIHIASARADICFALSQSFFEDIQDKVEVLDERVCFRYFDGRDMTGFIDGTENPQFPDDRAEVALLDEDAGIFADGSFVFAQRYAHNLEKWKKLKVDAQENVMGRTKLESIELDDEVKPKDAHIARVVIEDEKGEEMEILRHSLPYGEGRGDQGLFFIAYTKNLNIIDHMLEHMFGTAGDGIHDRLLHFVTPMDGAYYFAPSEELLEEVLEG, from the coding sequence ATGACTGCCCAATCTGTAATTTTACCGTTACCTTCAGATCATGCCCGATTTATTGTTTTACGTTTAAAAGACTTAACGATTGAAGAGTTAAAAGAAAAACTTGCAGATTTATTTAGCACCCGTGACCGTTTAATCACCCAGCATCCGAATGCACAGATTAAAACAGGCGTCGCTTTTGGTCCAGAGCTTTGGGCAAGACTTTATCATCAAACTCCTGCCGGCTTTAAGCAGTTACAACCAATTCAAGGTTCATTCCAGATGCCTGTTGTCCCTGCTGATCTGCTGATTCATATTGCCAGTGCTCGCGCCGACATCTGCTTTGCCTTAAGCCAGTCATTCTTTGAAGACATTCAAGATAAAGTTGAAGTACTGGATGAACGGGTATGCTTCCGTTATTTCGATGGACGTGACATGACTGGTTTCATAGATGGCACTGAAAATCCGCAATTCCCCGATGATCGTGCCGAAGTCGCTTTACTCGATGAAGATGCCGGAATTTTTGCTGATGGCTCTTTTGTCTTTGCGCAGCGCTATGCACATAACCTGGAAAAATGGAAAAAATTAAAAGTCGATGCACAAGAAAATGTGATGGGTCGAACCAAGTTAGAGTCGATTGAACTGGATGATGAGGTGAAGCCTAAAGATGCCCACATTGCCCGTGTGGTGATTGAGGATGAGAAAGGTGAAGAAATGGAAATTTTACGCCATTCCCTTCCTTATGGTGAAGGTCGAGGTGACCAAGGTTTATTCTTTATTGCTTATACCAAAAACTTAAACATTATCGATCATATGCTGGAACATATGTTTGGTACAGCTGGCGATGGTATTCATGACCGTTTGCTTCACTTTGTGACACCAATGGACGGGGCTTATTACTTTGCACCGAGTGAAGAATTGCTGGAAGAAGTTTTGGAAGGATAA
- the atpB gene encoding F0F1 ATP synthase subunit A, whose protein sequence is MAAEEHALTSTEYIKHHLTNLTYGKMPDGSWKLAETADEAQQMGFTAIHLDSMGWSITLGVVFCLLFWLVAKAANAGVPTKFQSAIEMIIEFVDSSVRDTFHGKSRLIAPLALTIFVWIFLMNAMDLLPVDFIPHLAGIIGSNVFGMDPHHVYFKIVPSTDPNVTLGMSLSVFVLILFYSIREKGIGGFVGELALNPFNPSNPVAKALLIPVNLILELVTFLARPVSLALRLFGNMYAGELIFILIALLPFWIQWALSVPWAIFHILVITLQAFIFMMLTIVYLSMASEKH, encoded by the coding sequence ATGGCTGCTGAAGAACATGCCCTTACTTCGACCGAGTACATCAAGCATCACTTGACCAATTTAACCTATGGCAAAATGCCTGATGGTTCTTGGAAATTGGCTGAGACTGCTGATGAAGCTCAACAGATGGGGTTCACTGCTATTCACTTGGATTCAATGGGTTGGTCTATCACTCTCGGTGTGGTTTTCTGTTTGTTGTTCTGGTTAGTAGCGAAAGCTGCAAACGCTGGTGTTCCTACCAAGTTCCAGTCTGCAATCGAAATGATCATCGAGTTTGTTGACTCAAGTGTCCGCGACACTTTCCATGGCAAATCACGCTTAATTGCGCCTTTAGCCCTCACAATTTTTGTGTGGATTTTCCTGATGAATGCGATGGATTTACTTCCAGTGGATTTCATCCCGCATCTTGCAGGAATTATTGGTTCAAACGTATTTGGTATGGACCCGCATCACGTTTACTTCAAGATTGTTCCATCTACTGACCCTAACGTTACCCTTGGTATGTCATTGTCGGTATTTGTGCTTATCTTGTTCTATAGCATTCGTGAAAAGGGCATCGGCGGTTTCGTCGGCGAGTTAGCACTCAACCCATTTAACCCAAGTAACCCAGTTGCAAAAGCGTTGCTCATTCCAGTGAACTTGATTCTGGAACTCGTAACATTCCTTGCACGTCCAGTTTCATTGGCTCTACGACTTTTCGGTAACATGTATGCAGGTGAGTTAATTTTCATCCTCATCGCATTATTACCGTTCTGGATCCAGTGGGCGTTGTCTGTGCCTTGGGCGATCTTCCACATTCTTGTTATTACGTTACAAGCATTCATTTTCATGATGCTGACTATCGTATACTTGAGTATGGCTAGCGAAAAACATTAA
- a CDS encoding ATP synthase subunit I: protein MSRTSRMIDRRLAKALVILQACMIPVSALIAWVVKDSTAAYSAALGALVCWLASCYFSWQSFRAAGARASKQVLSNMYRGLMGKFAIVIVGFILILSTVKPLSAVALFCGFILVQTMTWVAPFWASRLRK, encoded by the coding sequence ATGAGCCGAACTAGTCGCATGATTGATCGACGATTAGCGAAAGCTTTAGTCATCTTACAAGCATGCATGATTCCTGTTTCAGCCTTGATAGCGTGGGTCGTGAAAGACTCAACTGCAGCTTACAGTGCCGCACTTGGTGCGTTGGTGTGTTGGCTTGCAAGTTGTTATTTTTCTTGGCAATCGTTTCGAGCCGCAGGTGCGCGAGCTTCAAAACAGGTTCTTTCGAACATGTATAGAGGCTTGATGGGCAAGTTTGCAATTGTGATTGTTGGTTTCATTTTAATTTTAAGCACTGTCAAACCGTTGTCAGCGGTGGCATTGTTTTGTGGATTTATACTTGTTCAGACGATGACGTGGGTCGCACCTTTTTGGGCGTCACGACTCCGGAAATAA
- the atpE gene encoding F0F1 ATP synthase subunit C, producing MELTLGLVAIASAILIAFGALGTAIGFGLLGGRFLEAVARQPELAPQLQTRMFLIAGLLDAVPMIGVGIGLFFIFANPFVG from the coding sequence ATGGAACTCACTTTAGGTCTAGTTGCAATTGCATCTGCTATCTTGATCGCTTTTGGTGCTTTAGGTACTGCGATTGGTTTTGGTCTTTTAGGCGGCCGTTTCCTTGAAGCTGTAGCTCGTCAACCAGAATTGGCTCCACAACTTCAAACTCGTATGTTCTTAATCGCGGGTCTTCTTGATGCTGTGCCTATGATCGGTGTTGGTATTGGCTTGTTCTTCATCTTCGCTAATCCATTTGTAGGTTAA
- a CDS encoding type VI secretion system Vgr family protein, with protein sequence MFKNIHTVMDSVGLSLQKRALHIQFSNELLNAQVFIQRIEGQHRINQGLKAELICLSTHAYIPLKQFIGGQVAVDQVTDSGELSRITGIVTGASQGQSDGALTLYKLTLEDATALWHKRRNSRVFMNKSVREISEILFKEWQAKSALFSASLSLNTQGLSREYDVRPFVMQSNETDYEFLTRLWRSEGINWLIDEAEHVVASSAAGIQAQKLCLIDENHQFNALKRRSVRFHRSHAAEAFDSITSFIAKRALQSTAVQAQRWQASLLSQDQPYSQLSKHQHSDVQDNASLSLEQAWSISPAWTPDLTGTDQSTVSNNQQLEKLNRQLSQYQDLQAKYFTAQSSVRDAHVGYWFELLGHPEIDQHSGSDKEFLILGKSFYNQNNLPKDIHRQVDSLLSLSRWQQQGEERQGDELYLVRRNIAVVPEYHPLNHRPVAYPQRAKVVGPEGESIYVDQWGRIKVRFLFTRDEDHGHDGGAGSNDNDSDSAWVDVLTPWAGEGYGVRFHPRIGEIVVIDFFEGDVDRPFVVGRIHEAERHQTMFDGKGKLPETKKLSGIRSQEVGSSGFNQLRFDDTSGQISSQLQSSHGASQLNLGHLSHPKAAEASEGRGEGFELRTDHWGAVRAGEGLLISTHKQDSAAGHHLEVNQAKRQLENSFNHSKALNDIAKNQQTDALTILDNLKHFLERMEHKDKAKVNAFKQALMILAAPSSIACVTHEDLHFSADGQISQTAGDAINFSTQKSFIGHAQDKISLFAAQQGFSAYAAKGKVELQAQDDAIEAIARKVIKLISTEDQIEITSPKEIVLTAGGSQLKINAEGIFTTTAGKFESKAGQHSFVGGGKVVMPQISLPMLETPYSNQLDYSWNHFSEGEKEIFIVDQSDGKLIKNIKNELDSEKNMSSFRFYTPQQTEFTALGFNSLNTYLSQDISNDNSDELIEETEEEILEDDDVYTEEDFD encoded by the coding sequence ATGTTTAAAAATATCCATACTGTAATGGACAGTGTGGGCTTAAGTTTGCAAAAGCGCGCCCTGCACATCCAGTTTTCCAATGAGTTGCTGAATGCTCAGGTCTTTATTCAACGTATTGAAGGGCAGCACCGCATCAATCAGGGCCTAAAAGCTGAACTGATATGTCTGTCGACACATGCCTATATTCCGCTCAAACAATTTATTGGCGGACAGGTGGCTGTGGATCAGGTGACGGATTCAGGCGAGTTATCCCGAATCACGGGCATCGTGACAGGTGCCAGCCAAGGTCAAAGTGATGGTGCACTGACCCTGTATAAACTGACCCTTGAAGATGCAACGGCACTGTGGCACAAGCGCCGTAACAGCCGCGTGTTTATGAACAAAAGCGTGCGTGAGATTAGCGAAATCCTGTTTAAGGAATGGCAAGCTAAAAGTGCGCTATTTTCCGCAAGTTTAAGCTTGAATACTCAAGGCCTGAGCCGAGAATATGATGTGCGGCCTTTTGTGATGCAATCCAATGAAACCGATTATGAATTTTTAACCCGACTGTGGCGCAGCGAAGGCATTAATTGGCTGATTGATGAAGCCGAGCATGTCGTTGCCAGCTCGGCAGCAGGCATTCAAGCGCAAAAATTATGTTTGATTGATGAGAATCATCAGTTTAATGCCTTAAAAAGAAGATCGGTGCGCTTTCATCGCAGCCATGCCGCAGAAGCGTTTGACAGCATCACCAGTTTTATTGCCAAACGCGCTTTGCAATCGACCGCCGTTCAGGCTCAGCGATGGCAAGCCAGTCTGCTGTCTCAGGATCAACCCTATTCCCAGTTGAGCAAGCATCAGCATAGTGATGTACAGGACAATGCAAGTTTAAGTCTGGAACAGGCCTGGAGCATTAGCCCCGCATGGACACCTGACTTAACGGGTACGGATCAAAGTACTGTCTCAAACAACCAGCAACTGGAAAAACTGAACCGGCAACTGAGCCAGTACCAAGACTTGCAGGCCAAATATTTTACTGCCCAGAGCAGTGTACGTGATGCTCATGTGGGCTACTGGTTTGAATTGCTCGGCCATCCTGAAATTGACCAGCATTCAGGTTCAGACAAAGAATTCCTGATTTTAGGTAAATCTTTTTATAACCAGAATAATTTGCCAAAAGACATCCATCGGCAAGTCGATAGCTTGTTGAGTTTAAGCCGTTGGCAGCAGCAGGGTGAGGAACGACAGGGAGATGAGCTGTATCTGGTGCGCCGCAATATTGCCGTAGTACCTGAATATCATCCCCTAAATCACCGACCGGTTGCGTATCCGCAACGAGCCAAAGTGGTCGGTCCGGAAGGGGAAAGTATTTATGTCGATCAGTGGGGGCGAATTAAAGTCCGCTTTTTGTTTACCCGTGACGAGGATCATGGACATGATGGCGGAGCCGGCAGCAATGACAATGATAGCGATTCAGCTTGGGTGGATGTCCTGACCCCGTGGGCAGGTGAAGGTTATGGTGTGCGTTTTCATCCGCGGATTGGTGAAATTGTGGTGATTGATTTCTTTGAGGGGGATGTGGACCGGCCTTTTGTGGTGGGGCGGATTCATGAAGCGGAACGCCATCAGACCATGTTTGATGGCAAAGGTAAGTTACCGGAGACCAAAAAGCTCAGTGGTATCCGCTCGCAGGAAGTTGGTAGTTCGGGTTTTAACCAATTGCGTTTTGATGATACCTCTGGACAGATCAGTAGCCAGTTACAGAGTAGCCATGGCGCAAGTCAGCTGAATTTGGGACATCTTAGCCATCCCAAAGCTGCTGAGGCCAGTGAGGGTCGTGGTGAAGGTTTTGAGTTAAGAACAGATCACTGGGGTGCTGTTCGGGCGGGTGAAGGTTTGCTCATTTCCACACATAAACAAGATAGCGCGGCAGGTCATCATTTAGAGGTGAATCAGGCCAAACGTCAGCTTGAAAATAGTTTCAATCATTCAAAAGCACTCAACGACATAGCGAAAAATCAGCAAACGGATGCACTCACCATTTTAGACAATTTAAAGCATTTTCTAGAACGGATGGAACATAAGGATAAAGCTAAAGTAAATGCCTTTAAACAGGCCTTGATGATTCTGGCAGCGCCAAGCTCCATCGCCTGTGTCACCCATGAAGATTTACATTTCTCTGCTGATGGGCAGATCAGTCAAACTGCTGGAGATGCAATTAATTTCTCAACGCAAAAGTCATTCATTGGCCATGCTCAAGACAAGATCAGCCTGTTTGCAGCGCAGCAGGGCTTTAGTGCATATGCGGCGAAAGGCAAAGTCGAGCTTCAAGCACAGGATGATGCTATTGAAGCCATAGCCCGTAAGGTCATTAAGCTGATTTCGACTGAAGACCAGATTGAAATCACCAGCCCGAAAGAAATTGTACTGACAGCGGGTGGTTCACAGTTAAAGATCAATGCAGAAGGTATTTTTACGACTACGGCTGGCAAGTTTGAGAGTAAGGCGGGACAACATAGTTTTGTAGGAGGAGGGAAGGTAGTTATGCCTCAGATCAGTTTACCAATGCTTGAAACGCCTTATAGTAATCAGCTGGATTACAGCTGGAATCATTTTTCAGAGGGTGAAAAGGAAATTTTTATTGTTGATCAATCAGATGGAAAATTAATTAAAAATATTAAAAATGAGCTGGATAGTGAAAAAAATATGAGTTCCTTCAGGTTCTATACGCCACAACAAACAGAATTTACCGCCTTGGGATTTAATTCTTTAAATACTTATTTAAGTCAGGATATATCAAACGATAATAGTGATGAGCTGATAGAAGAAACAGAAGAAGAAATTTTAGAAGATGATGACGTTTACACAGAAGAGGATTTTGATTAA
- a CDS encoding LysE family transporter translates to MSYQVWLAYMLACWVISISPGAGAIASMSSGLNYGFRRGYWNALGLQLALLVQIGIVAAGVGVLFATTPWAFLVVKWFGVAYLLYLAYLQWTAPAQAIEIQQEQPTKSIPKLVLYGFLVNMSNPKAIVFLLAVLPQFLDLSKPQWIQYLIMAVTMVTIDLIVMAGYTGLAAKVLRLLKSPKQQKYMNRTFAVLFACAATLLSLVHQ, encoded by the coding sequence ATGTCTTACCAAGTTTGGCTTGCCTATATGCTGGCATGCTGGGTCATCAGTATTTCTCCTGGAGCAGGTGCAATTGCTTCGATGTCGAGCGGTTTAAATTATGGTTTTCGACGTGGATACTGGAATGCTTTAGGTTTACAGCTGGCACTTTTAGTGCAAATCGGGATTGTGGCAGCTGGGGTAGGGGTACTATTTGCCACGACACCTTGGGCTTTTTTGGTTGTGAAATGGTTTGGCGTGGCGTATCTCTTGTATTTGGCATACCTGCAATGGACAGCACCCGCACAGGCCATTGAGATTCAACAGGAACAACCGACTAAATCGATTCCTAAATTAGTCTTATATGGCTTCTTGGTCAATATGAGCAACCCGAAAGCGATTGTGTTTTTACTTGCCGTGTTGCCACAGTTTCTGGATTTGTCTAAACCACAATGGATTCAGTATCTGATTATGGCAGTCACCATGGTGACGATTGATCTAATCGTGATGGCGGGCTATACCGGCTTGGCCGCCAAAGTTTTACGATTACTAAAATCGCCGAAACAGCAGAAATATATGAACCGGACCTTTGCGGTATTGTTTGCCTGTGCAGCAACGTTATTAAGTTTGGTACATCAATAA
- a CDS encoding metal ABC transporter solute-binding protein, Zn/Mn family — translation MSRFFAFCALALFSSFGWTQSLVVSTHPIYLIAQEVTQGVEKPVLLLGDQSGHDITLTPAHRKAILDASLVIWLGKAHEAPLNKLLSDNPKAISILESGIVQTLPQRTTRGVALNNTVDTHVWLDPNNAVRIGFFIAALRSQQLPEHKDAYWANAKRFAQEMLLSAQQYNSQTTAKPYWAYHDAYQYLERALNLKFSGALTDDPHVAPTLAQIKYLNDSRPSRSMCLLAEGHASKNQYQKLNPVTFQAVDESMGREGDFVLAWKKLADQTYKCVQNARK, via the coding sequence ATGTCCCGTTTCTTTGCATTTTGTGCACTGGCCCTCTTCAGTAGCTTTGGTTGGACACAGAGTCTGGTGGTTTCTACGCATCCCATTTATCTTATTGCTCAGGAAGTGACTCAGGGCGTGGAGAAGCCTGTGCTCTTACTAGGGGATCAGTCTGGACATGACATTACCCTGACGCCAGCGCATCGCAAAGCCATTCTTGATGCCTCACTGGTGATCTGGCTGGGTAAGGCACATGAAGCTCCATTGAATAAGCTGTTGTCTGATAATCCCAAAGCGATTTCGATTTTAGAGTCCGGTATTGTGCAAACCCTGCCGCAGCGTACTACCCGTGGTGTGGCGTTGAACAATACGGTCGATACACATGTGTGGCTGGATCCCAACAATGCCGTACGTATCGGCTTTTTTATTGCAGCCCTGCGTTCACAACAGTTACCCGAACATAAAGACGCTTACTGGGCCAATGCCAAACGCTTTGCTCAAGAGATGCTGCTGAGTGCACAACAATACAATAGCCAGACTACAGCCAAACCTTACTGGGCATATCATGATGCCTATCAGTATCTGGAACGTGCTTTAAACCTGAAATTTTCCGGTGCATTGACCGATGATCCCCATGTGGCACCTACACTGGCTCAAATTAAATATTTAAATGACAGCCGTCCAAGTCGCAGTATGTGCCTTTTGGCAGAAGGTCATGCCAGCAAAAACCAGTACCAAAAATTGAATCCGGTGACCTTCCAGGCGGTCGATGAAAGCATGGGCAGGGAAGGGGACTTTGTGCTGGCGTGGAAGAAACTGGCCGATCAAACATATAAATGTGTACAAAATGCACGGAAATGA
- a CDS encoding DUF523 domain-containing protein, translating to MTGKGYFISACLLGQKVRYDGQDCLVRELVSDLIPDQYVSLCPEISGGLPTPRPPAEIQNASGRDVLNNHATVIDREGMNVSDAFIQGAYAALALAQEHQVTHAILKANSPSCGSDLIYDGTFTGHKIQGEGVTAALFRKQGIVVLTEHEFLQALKLTKR from the coding sequence ATGACCGGCAAGGGATACTTTATTAGTGCTTGTCTGCTTGGACAAAAAGTTCGTTACGATGGACAAGATTGTTTAGTCAGGGAATTAGTTTCAGATTTAATACCTGATCAATATGTGAGTTTATGTCCTGAGATCAGTGGCGGACTGCCTACCCCTCGCCCGCCTGCTGAAATTCAGAATGCATCAGGTAGAGATGTTCTGAACAATCATGCGACTGTAATAGATCGAGAAGGCATGAATGTTTCTGATGCCTTTATTCAAGGAGCTTATGCAGCCTTAGCCTTGGCGCAAGAACATCAGGTTACTCATGCCATCCTGAAAGCAAATAGTCCATCCTGTGGCAGTGACTTGATTTATGATGGAACATTTACAGGACATAAAATTCAGGGTGAAGGCGTAACCGCCGCGCTGTTTAGGAAACAGGGTATTGTGGTATTAACTGAACATGAATTCCTTCAGGCTTTAAAACTGACTAAACGCTGA
- the znuB gene encoding zinc ABC transporter permease subunit ZnuB, which produces MMEWLQLLLPAWTMGTLLVFLTAPLGCLMLWRRMSFFADTMAHGTLLGVAIAGALSLPLWLGVSFLAFLLVAILWALHDPRLPNDALLALCSATLLCSGLLFIQHIPSLRPELLSYLFGDLLQISWSDLPMFALVIIAALAVLYKNWQAQIQIAIDPDMAVSEGVNAKWQRLVFMLLLALFTVLALRAVGSLLMGALLVIPALTARLLANSPKQMVVWAFVIAQIGISVGLWSSAGLDTSTGLTIVLTMAILFAVIFTVQKFKKLS; this is translated from the coding sequence ATGATGGAATGGTTACAACTCTTGTTACCTGCATGGACCATGGGAACCCTGTTGGTGTTTCTGACGGCTCCGCTGGGCTGTCTGATGTTATGGCGACGGATGTCTTTTTTTGCCGACACCATGGCACATGGCACTTTATTGGGCGTGGCGATTGCAGGTGCTTTAAGCCTGCCTTTATGGTTGGGCGTGAGCTTTTTGGCTTTTCTATTGGTGGCTATTTTATGGGCACTGCATGACCCTCGCCTGCCCAATGATGCTTTATTGGCTTTATGTTCAGCTACCCTGCTCTGCTCAGGCTTACTGTTTATTCAACATATTCCAAGTTTAAGACCTGAACTGCTCAGCTATTTGTTTGGCGATCTGCTGCAAATTTCCTGGTCAGACTTGCCGATGTTTGCCCTGGTCATTATTGCGGCTTTAGCTGTGTTGTATAAAAACTGGCAAGCACAGATTCAGATTGCGATTGACCCAGATATGGCAGTGAGTGAAGGCGTGAATGCCAAATGGCAACGTCTGGTGTTTATGCTACTGCTGGCCCTGTTTACCGTATTGGCTTTGCGTGCGGTCGGTTCATTGTTGATGGGCGCTTTACTGGTGATTCCGGCATTAACAGCGCGTTTGTTGGCAAACTCGCCGAAACAGATGGTGGTTTGGGCTTTTGTGATTGCACAAATCGGGATTAGTGTCGGGCTATGGTCCAGCGCAGGACTCGATACCTCTACCGGCCTGACCATTGTCCTGACTATGGCAATTTTATTTGCGGTGATTTTTACCGTACAAAAGTTCAAGAAGCTGAGCTAA
- a CDS encoding transcriptional repressor: MSLCSHEHHNALHGVHDHHNIATRLAEAESLCATTGARLTPLRKEVLELILNASGPMGAYDLLAKIKSESDRPAAPPTVYRTLDFLLEKGLIHRLTSINAYIPCCHPREGHQAAFLICTECKNVKEASAQGLLKQLDELSASDQFTAHHSIIEISGICQQCRNKQ; this comes from the coding sequence ATGAGCTTATGTTCGCACGAACATCACAATGCATTACATGGCGTACATGACCATCATAATATAGCAACACGCCTTGCTGAAGCAGAAAGTCTCTGTGCAACGACTGGCGCACGCTTAACCCCATTACGTAAAGAAGTGCTGGAACTGATTTTAAATGCCAGCGGTCCTATGGGTGCCTATGATTTACTGGCTAAAATCAAGAGTGAATCTGACCGTCCTGCTGCACCACCAACGGTATATCGCACTTTGGACTTTTTACTGGAAAAAGGTTTAATCCATCGTTTAACTTCGATTAATGCCTATATTCCATGTTGTCATCCGCGCGAAGGACATCAGGCAGCATTTTTAATTTGTACCGAATGCAAAAATGTTAAAGAAGCCTCTGCTCAGGGGCTATTAAAACAATTAGATGAACTTTCAGCATCAGATCAATTTACTGCACATCACAGTATTATTGAAATTTCCGGGATATGTCAGCAGTGTCGCAACAAACAGTAA
- a CDS encoding IS5-like element IS17 family transposase has product MKKPTHKIYRTTNWPAYNRALMSRGNIAIWFDPATQWYAPSKGKQGRNRTYSDAAIQCCLMIKSLFRLSLRMVTGFVQSLIKLCGLNWTAPDYSTLCRRQKHIDIAISYQKSSDGLHLLVDSTGMKFLGEGEWKRKKHGAEYRRQWRKLHIGIDAKTLQIRAIQLTTNNVSDSQVLGDLLNQIPQDEQIDSVYTDGVYDTKQCRQVIADRQAHAVIPPRKNAKPWKDTKSSSLERNELLRTVKRLGRTLWKKWSGYHRRSLVETKMHCIKLLGDKLMARSFPSQVNEIHARVAVLNRFTELGRPLTQVTP; this is encoded by the coding sequence ATGAAGAAGCCTACACACAAAATCTACCGCACAACCAATTGGCCCGCATATAACCGAGCACTCATGAGTCGCGGAAATATTGCCATTTGGTTTGATCCTGCTACGCAATGGTATGCTCCATCAAAAGGCAAACAAGGGCGAAATCGAACCTACTCCGACGCAGCTATCCAATGCTGCTTAATGATTAAATCCTTATTCCGTCTATCTTTACGTATGGTCACTGGCTTTGTGCAAAGTCTGATTAAACTTTGCGGATTAAATTGGACCGCACCAGATTACAGTACGCTTTGTAGAAGACAAAAGCATATTGATATTGCAATCAGCTACCAAAAAAGTAGCGATGGGCTGCATCTACTCGTAGACTCTACAGGCATGAAGTTTCTAGGTGAGGGCGAATGGAAACGCAAGAAACATGGAGCTGAATATCGTCGCCAATGGCGTAAACTACATATTGGTATAGATGCCAAAACCCTACAAATACGCGCTATTCAGCTCACAACCAATAATGTCAGTGATTCACAGGTGCTTGGTGATTTACTTAATCAGATTCCACAAGATGAGCAGATTGACTCTGTTTATACCGATGGAGTTTATGACACCAAGCAATGCCGTCAGGTCATTGCAGATCGGCAAGCACATGCGGTGATTCCACCTAGAAAAAATGCGAAACCATGGAAAGATACAAAGAGTAGCTCGCTAGAGCGAAATGAATTACTTCGAACAGTTAAACGTTTAGGCAGGACATTATGGAAAAAATGGTCAGGCTATCATCGCCGCAGTTTGGTGGAAACCAAGATGCATTGCATCAAATTATTAGGCGATAAATTAATGGCAAGAAGCTTTCCTAGTCAGGTGAATGAAATTCATGCACGTGTAGCAGTCCTCAACAGATTTACGGAATTAGGTCGACCACTTACCCAAGTTACGCCTTAA